A portion of the Calothrix sp. 336/3 genome contains these proteins:
- a CDS encoding peptide ABC transporter substrate-binding protein, with the protein MSLFNQVIRNNFFSLSLITIFLLAACSSPKNNSSNNQQSQSTSTNSNLLKLLYWQAPTILNPHLSPGSKDFEASRIAYEPLATFDKDSKLIPFLAAEIPTIENGGLAKDGKSVTWKLKQDVKWSDGKPFTSDDVVFTYKYLSNSAVGATTTANYEAVKSIEAVDKYTVKINFKEPNPAWSLPFVGQNGMILPRHVFEKYNGANAREAPANLIPVGTGAYRVVQFKPGDIIIYEANPFFREANKPFFKRIELKGGGDATSAARAVLQTQDADFAWNLLVEAPILKQLESVGKGKVNVSVGTFVERILLNQTDPKKQDTDGDRSSLKFPHPFFNDKKVRQAFNYAIDRDTIVKQLYGITGRSTANILVAPESFASPNNTPEFNLNKATDLLDEAGWKDSNGNGIRDKNGVELSVLYQTSVNPLRQKIQEIIKQQLTSLGVKVELKSIDPSILFSGDPANPDTINRFQADMQMFSSGNTSPDPGAYMKNWTCEEIPQKQNNWSKQNYSRYCNPEYDKLWKQSTTELNQQKRQQLFIQMNDLLIKDAIVIPLVARAEVSGISNRLIGVEATPWDTKTWNIKDWQSK; encoded by the coding sequence ATGTCTCTCTTCAATCAAGTTATCAGGAATAATTTTTTTTCTCTGTCATTAATAACTATATTCTTGCTCGCAGCTTGCTCATCTCCAAAAAACAACTCATCTAATAATCAACAGTCTCAAAGTACATCTACAAATAGTAACCTCTTAAAACTACTCTACTGGCAAGCTCCAACCATTCTTAATCCCCATTTATCACCAGGTAGTAAGGATTTTGAGGCTAGTCGAATTGCTTACGAACCTCTAGCTACTTTCGATAAAGATAGTAAACTAATTCCCTTTTTAGCCGCAGAAATTCCTACCATTGAGAATGGGGGATTAGCTAAAGATGGTAAATCTGTGACTTGGAAATTAAAGCAAGATGTCAAATGGTCGGATGGTAAACCTTTTACATCTGATGATGTGGTATTTACTTATAAATATTTATCTAATTCTGCCGTAGGTGCAACAACTACAGCAAATTATGAGGCTGTGAAAAGTATCGAAGCAGTCGATAAATATACAGTCAAAATCAATTTTAAGGAGCCAAATCCAGCTTGGTCATTACCTTTTGTTGGTCAGAATGGAATGATTTTGCCTCGCCATGTTTTTGAGAAATATAATGGAGCTAATGCCAGAGAAGCACCAGCAAATCTCATTCCTGTGGGTACTGGGGCTTATCGAGTAGTTCAATTTAAGCCGGGTGATATTATTATTTATGAGGCGAATCCTTTCTTCCGCGAAGCCAATAAACCCTTCTTTAAGCGTATAGAACTCAAGGGTGGTGGAGATGCAACTTCCGCAGCCAGAGCAGTATTGCAAACTCAAGATGCAGATTTTGCTTGGAATTTGTTGGTGGAAGCTCCAATTCTCAAACAGTTGGAGTCAGTTGGAAAAGGTAAAGTAAATGTGAGTGTGGGTACTTTTGTCGAGCGAATTTTGCTCAATCAAACCGATCCAAAGAAACAGGATACTGATGGCGATCGCTCTAGTTTAAAATTTCCCCATCCCTTTTTTAATGACAAGAAAGTACGTCAGGCTTTTAATTATGCCATTGACCGCGATACTATTGTTAAACAGTTGTATGGTATCACTGGTCGTTCAACCGCAAATATTCTTGTTGCACCAGAAAGTTTTGCTTCCCCTAACAATACACCAGAATTTAACTTAAACAAAGCTACCGATTTATTAGATGAAGCCGGATGGAAAGATAGTAACGGGAATGGAATTCGTGATAAGAATGGGGTAGAATTGAGCGTTTTATATCAGACTTCCGTTAATCCATTGAGGCAGAAAATTCAGGAAATTATCAAGCAACAATTAACTTCTTTGGGTGTGAAAGTGGAGTTAAAGAGTATTGACCCAAGTATATTATTTTCCGGCGATCCTGCTAACCCAGATACAATTAATCGCTTTCAAGCGGATATGCAAATGTTTTCTAGTGGTAATACCAGCCCCGATCCCGGTGCATATATGAAAAATTGGACTTGTGAGGAAATACCCCAGAAGCAAAATAATTGGTCTAAACAAAATTATTCGCGTTATTGTAATCCAGAATACGATAAACTCTGGAAGCAATCTACAACAGAATTAAACCAACAAAAACGGCAACAACTATTTATTCAAATGAATGACTTATTAATCAAAGATGCAATTGTTATCCCTTTAGTTGCTCGTGCAGAAGTAAGTGGGATTAGTAATCGTTTAATTGGTGTGGAAGCAACTCCTTGGGATACTAAGACTTGGAATATTAAAGATTGGCAAAGTAAATAA
- a CDS encoding ABC transporter permease: MTKYLIQRLLTSIPTLVAISLVIFTILALAPGDPMGEFALNPSITAEVRENIRRSLGLDRPIYIRYIKWITAFISGDMGYSFTSRSPVSDLIIQRLPTTLWVVGSAYIFGALLAVPLGVISALKRNSLFDMILTTLVFFGFSLPTFFTGLLFIIIFSVQLKWLPFIYNSTLQVTDWQSFIEQIKQSIMPISVLALWQTALLMRFVRSEVLENIHKDYVRTAYAKGLSNFRVITHHVLRNALIPVVTLVALDIPSVFTGALVTEKVFRVPGIGALLIDSIYHNDTPVIMSITFIYAILIVIFNLIADILYSILDPRVNYSK; this comes from the coding sequence ATGACCAAATATTTAATTCAGCGTCTACTAACTTCTATTCCCACCCTAGTCGCTATCAGCCTTGTGATTTTTACCATATTAGCATTGGCTCCTGGTGATCCAATGGGAGAGTTTGCACTCAATCCTTCTATCACAGCAGAAGTGCGAGAAAATATTAGAAGGTCTTTAGGTTTAGATCGACCAATTTATATTCGCTATATCAAGTGGATTACAGCCTTTATCAGTGGAGATATGGGCTATTCTTTTACTAGTCGCAGTCCTGTGAGCGATTTAATTATTCAGCGTCTCCCGACAACATTATGGGTAGTCGGTTCTGCTTACATTTTTGGTGCGCTGTTAGCTGTTCCTTTGGGGGTAATCTCTGCTCTCAAACGCAATTCTCTGTTTGACATGATTTTGACAACTCTGGTATTTTTTGGCTTTTCTCTGCCAACATTTTTTACTGGCTTGTTATTTATTATTATTTTTAGCGTGCAATTAAAATGGTTGCCTTTTATTTATAACAGCACTTTACAAGTAACAGATTGGCAGAGTTTTATCGAGCAAATTAAACAATCGATTATGCCAATATCTGTATTAGCACTTTGGCAAACAGCATTGTTAATGCGATTTGTGCGATCGGAGGTTTTAGAAAACATTCATAAAGACTATGTACGTACTGCTTATGCAAAGGGTTTATCTAATTTTCGAGTTATTACCCATCATGTTTTACGAAATGCTTTAATTCCGGTCGTGACTTTAGTTGCGTTGGATATACCGAGTGTTTTTACTGGAGCTTTGGTGACGGAAAAAGTTTTTCGAGTTCCTGGTATTGGTGCTTTATTAATAGATTCTATATACCATAATGATACACCAGTGATTATGTCGATTACATTTATATATGCTATTTTAATTGTCATATTTAATTTAATTGCAGATATTCTGTATAGTATTCTAGACCCTCGTGTAAATTATAGTAAGTAA
- a CDS encoding ABC transporter permease — protein sequence MFKRLQKQISKQFQSSVLTIGNNDVLSSRNIRQDVWNKFRRNPQAILGTIMLVIIILSVIFIPLIYTSPINKIDFTKATLPPNWEHPFGTNDLGQDILARILYGGRISIAVGIFSMLVAISVGTFIGAISGFYGGWIDIVLMRFTDLCLALPRLPLLLLIIFLFRDSLKAFAGAELGIFILIVVLIGGLNWMSVARLVRAGFLTVRETEFVAAARTLGASPSRLILIHILPNVMSPVIVAGTLSVSAAIITESTLSFLGLGFPPDIPTWGRMLYDAQNFLEIAPHMVIFPGAAIFLTVLSINYIGDGLRDALDPRLL from the coding sequence ATGTTCAAGCGTTTGCAAAAGCAAATTTCTAAGCAATTTCAAAGTTCAGTATTGACTATAGGTAATAATGACGTACTTAGTTCGAGAAATATTAGACAAGATGTATGGAATAAATTTCGCCGTAATCCTCAAGCAATATTGGGTACGATAATGTTAGTCATAATTATTCTTAGTGTGATTTTTATTCCTTTGATTTATACATCTCCTATCAATAAAATTGACTTTACCAAAGCAACTCTGCCTCCAAACTGGGAGCATCCTTTTGGAACTAATGACTTGGGTCAAGATATTTTAGCTAGAATTTTATATGGTGGCAGGATATCAATAGCAGTTGGTATTTTTTCAATGTTAGTAGCAATATCTGTAGGAACTTTTATTGGAGCAATATCCGGCTTTTATGGTGGTTGGATAGATATAGTTTTAATGCGCTTTACTGATTTATGTTTGGCTTTACCACGACTACCATTACTGTTATTAATCATATTTTTATTTCGCGATTCCCTCAAAGCATTCGCTGGGGCTGAGTTAGGTATATTCATATTAATTGTTGTCTTAATTGGTGGGCTGAATTGGATGTCTGTAGCAAGATTGGTAAGAGCAGGTTTTTTAACAGTGCGGGAAACAGAATTTGTCGCTGCTGCTCGAACCCTTGGTGCTTCACCTAGCAGGTTAATCTTAATTCATATTCTTCCCAATGTAATGAGTCCTGTAATAGTGGCGGGTACTCTTTCAGTGAGTGCAGCAATTATTACTGAATCTACCCTTAGTTTTTTAGGTTTAGGCTTTCCCCCAGATATTCCAACTTGGGGAAGAATGCTTTATGATGCACAAAACTTTTTAGAAATTGCTCCCCACATGGTAATTTTCCCAGGTGCAGCAATATTTCTGACTGTTTTAAGTATTAACTATATAGGCGATGGTTTGAGGGATGCCTTAGACCCAAGATTGTTATAA